The following coding sequences lie in one Drosophila bipectinata strain 14024-0381.07 chromosome XR, DbipHiC1v2, whole genome shotgun sequence genomic window:
- the LOC108123922 gene encoding uncharacterized protein, with product MALVHTYLGTWEIVCCTFEGKRELSGLEGIKFRLDDTSDITWYNDLVSPLPESKDCGPFCESASVLFSCETFDVHETNPRLVFGAFAGHSIEFSTNTLTPTDTLVLSCENWYAVECKRLQDGQAAGQEKQLSFGEALQESYFSDVVVKSSGGMDYALHASILRLNGFDCSMCVNSAPSSAAAAASGRPAPRSCHSGPNTPNPIRISVAPASSGDGDEQQKSLPRLNLSPIYLQPPCDFQTLAGAQRAHQFSSSFTCLSNGNAEDAEAVNRTGLLGLEGNAGGLFRVPPTSHSDSHLETSQAHCKNIFNFCQDLVLQPTPTPTLTPLLAPVSAGGLTVCGIRRPPLSPYRARSPSPFPSSMDTPPSSPLTPVGVLCNLPTFLLSPILHWLYTESLLPDLDEDVCEKLISFAETQPSLTKLMEPTRKYLRLMRLKKFVVNVTMDLHGILNRVIQCLDPVNITHEPAQLYTTFQDALRECAIGCAKVLQFCNIFITDATHMTRYQKNEIVKYIRTRIPIFMSQIQQLLRNVLGVFVGLSVDEKAELVTYLVPEIESTLFVLTAVIEEIKNSLEIMCKDLKCSHLDLPLQQQQVDDAIVMQLQFADGGGGEPSPRPRRGAPVGLTLYDNLADKQRLSSAENDLKFVLYMYEVRKMRDIYGRIVAALEIIKDKKSTFCDMDFLSKSSTINQNLEQLIVDIPAYIFIVENLSDRLDDKLGWKEFKFCFKLATSQINGVIAKLLDHKAALRDAISQICQLVRKQEFTQAVVELGLLDESSSLISEMKGGQVADHENNLNQEISPAKDTLYVERKQYYDYKSIKLNLIRHLCEPPIAANSNLSKNALRLLHSTQLADMEFEVHTYTPVPQQVLPSGEGDVKQDAEVSASPAPCALQVHSFKAHRVIVAARCEWFKKALMSGMQESINRKVIITDTSPVIFRRLLLYLYGAPIDRTVGAEQVCELMLLADRYSIDDLKELCENTLYSLIDEDSVVCLLGIADRYMATALKSKCLSFLSQHAQLTKCEIFKELPQTLQLEVMDLIHWFGRVSEPWNDRGFKPRSSSRHSLKSPSKPRSRSRKSSPSYM from the exons ATGGCGCTGGTGCACACGTACCTGGGCACATGGGAG ATTGTTTGCTGCACCTTCGAGGGAAAGCGGGAGCTGTCCGGCCTGGAGGG CATTAAGTTCCGGCTGGACGACACCAGCGACATCACCTGGTACAACGACCTGGTCAGCCCCCTGCCCGAGTCCAAGGACTGCGGCCCCTTCTGCGAGTCGGCGAGTGTCCTTTTCAGCTGCGAGACCTTCGATGTCCACGAGACGAATCCGCGCCTGGTCTTTGGCGCCTTTGCCGGCCACAGCATTGAGTTTAGC ACCAACACCCTCACCCCCACAGATACCCTGGTGCTCAGCTGCGAGAACTGGTATGCCGTGGAGTGCAAGCGCCTGCAGGACGGACAGGCCGCCGGCCAGGAGAAGCAGCTCAGCTTCGGCGAGGCCCTGCAGGAGTCCTACTTCAGCGACGTAGTGGTGAAGAGCTCCGGCGGAATGGACTACGCCCTGCACGCCTCCATTCTCCGGCTGAACGGCTTCGACTGCAGCATGTGCGTGAACAGTGCCCCTTCCTCTGCCGCCGCGGCCGCCTCCGGGCGTCCTGCCCCGAGATCCTGTCACAGCGGACCAAATACACCCAACCCCATTCGAATCTCAGTGGCCCCCGCCTCCTCCGGCGACGGGGACGAGCAGCAGAAGTCGCTGCCTCGGCTGAACTTGTCGCCCATCTACCTGCAGCCCCCGTGCGACTTCCAGACCCTGGCCGGAGCCCAGCGGGCGCACCAGTTCAGCAGCAGCTTCACCTGCCTCAGCAATGGCAACGCCGAGGACGCGGAGGCTGTGAATCGGACTGGACTGCTGGGCCTGGAGGGAAACGCCGGCGGCCTCTTTCGGGTGCCTCCTACATCGCACTCGGACTCACACCTGGAGACCTCGCAGGCGCACTGCAAGAACATCTTCAACTTTTGTCAGGATCTCGTGCTCCAGCCCACGCCCACGCCAACACTGACGCCCCTGCTAGCTCCTGTCTCCGCCGGCGGCCTCACCGTCTGCGGCATCCGAAGACCCCCGCTATCGCCGTACCGCGCCCGTAGCCCCTCCCCGTTCCCCAGCTCCATGGACACGCCGCCCTCCTCGCCACTGACTCCCGTGGGCGTCCTCTGCAACCTGCCTACGTTCCTGCTGAGCCCCATCCTACACTGGCTCTACACCGAGTCCCTGCTACCGGACCTGGACGAGGACGTGTGCGAGAAGCTGATCAGCTTCGCGGAGACCCAGCCCTCGCTCACCAAGCTGATGGAGCCGACCCGCAAGTACCTGAGGCTGATGCGGCTCAAGAAGT TTGTGGTCAATGTTACCATGGATCTGCATGGCATCCTGAACCGGGTCATCCAGTGCCTCGACCCCGTCAACATCACCCACGAGCCGGCCCAGCTGTACACCACCTTCCAGGACGCTCTGAGGGAGTGCGCCATAGGCTGCGCCAAGGTGCTCCAGTTCTGCAACATCTTCATCACCGACGCCACGCACATGACCCGCTACCAGAAGAACGAGATCGTCAAGTACATCCGCACCCGCATCCCGATCTTCATGTCGCAGATCCAGCAGCTGCTCCGAAACGTGCTCGGGGTCTTTGTGGGCCTGAGCGTGGACGAGAAGGCGGAGCTGGTGACCTATCTAGTACCTGAA ATCGAATCAACCTTATTTGTACTGACCGCTGTGATAgaggaaatcaaaaattcacTGGAAATCATGTGCAAG GACCTCAAATGCTCCCACTTGGACCTcccgctgcagcagcagcaggtggACGACGCCATCGTCATGCAGCTCCAATTCGCCGACGGCGGCGGTGGGGAACCGTCCCCACGTCCTCGACGCGGCGCCCCCGTGGGCCTTACGCTCTACGACAATCTCGCGGATAAGCAGCGACTCAGCTCGGCCGAGAACGACCTGAAGTTCGTGCTCTACATGTACGAGGTGCGGAAGATGCGCGACATCTACGGACGGATCGTGGCCGCTTTGGAGATAATCAAGGATAAGAA GAGCACCTTCTGCGACATGGACTTCCTGAGCAAGAGCAGTACGATTAACCAGAACCTGGAGCAGCTTATTGTGGACATACCCGCCTACATATTCATCGTGGAGAACCTGTCGGACCGCCTGGACGACAAGCTGGGCTGGAAGGAGTTCAAGTTCTGCTTCAAGTTGGCCACCAGTCAAATA AACGGGGTCATTGCCAAGCTGCTAGACCACAAGGCAGCCCTGCGGGACGCCATCAGCCAGATCTGCCAGTTGGTCCGCAAGCAGGAGTTCACCCAGGCCGTCGTCGAGCTGGGTCTTCTGGACGAGTCCAGCAGCCTCATCAGCGAGATGAAGGGTGGCCAGGTGGCCGACCACGAAAACAACCTCAACCAGGAGATTAGCCCCGCGAAGGACACTCTGTATGTGGAGCGGAAGCAGTATTATGACTACAAGAGCATCAAG CTCAACCTCATCCGGCATCTCTGCGAGCCGCCGATCGCGGCCAACAGCAACCTATCGAAGAATGCCCTGCGCCTCCTGCACTCCACCCAGCTGGCTGACATGGAGTTCGAGGTGCACACCTACACCCCCGTTCCCCAGCAGGTACTTCCCTCGGGCGAAGGAGATGTCAAGCAGGATGCGGAGGTCAGCGCGTCCCCTGCTCCCTGCGCCCTTCAGGTGCACAGCTTCAAGGCCCACCGGGTCATCGTGGCCGCGCGCTGCGAGTGGTTCAAGAAGGCTCTGATGTCCGGCATGCAGGAGTCCATCAACCGGAAAGTAATCATCACCGACACTTCACCCGTCATCTTCCGGCGGCTGCTGCTCTACCTGTACGGCGCCCCCATCGACCGGACGGTGGGGGCGGAGCAGGTGTGCGAGCTGATGCTTCTGGCGGATCGCTACTCCATCGACGATCTGAAG GAACTCTGCGAGAACACCCTCTACTCCCTGATCGACGAAGACTCCGTGGTCTGTCTGCTGGGCATCGCGGACCGCTACATGGCCACTGCCCTGAAGTCCAAGTGTCTCTCCTTCCTCTCGCAGCACGCCCAGCTGACCAAGTGCGAAATATTCAAGGAATTGCCACAGACCCTTCAG CTCGAGGTGATGGATCTGATACACTGGTTCGGTAGGGTCTCCGAGCCGTGGAACGACCGCGGCTTTAAGCCACGGAGCAGCTCCCGCCACAGCCTGAAGAGTCCTTCGAAGCCCCGATCGCGGTCCCGCAAGTCATCGCCCTCCTACATGTGA